The Methanoculleus marisnigri JR1 genome window below encodes:
- the secY gene encoding preprotein translocase subunit SecY, whose amino-acid sequence MGDLLDRFEPILAAMPAVRGPEGHVHFKNKLMWTLAILLLYFSLTNIDIFGLSPQSQDLFGMYRALLAGASGSLLHLGIGPIVTASIVLQLLKGAGLLQIDTSEARGQVMYMGLQKLLIFVMIIVEAFPMVASGMMLPDPSVATQFFGGNMLTVSLLIFLQVCLGGLLVVLMDEVVTKWGVGSGVGLFIVAGVSQGLVNGFLNWQTGTDPFPIGFFPRLFAIGTSGASFLEYFGTDLLALVTTIAIFMVIVYVESTRIEIPLAHTAVRGARARFPVKLIYASVLPMILVRVLQANIQMIGMFLSNAGINIFGEFQGQMPTSGLMWYIAPINAPQDWMWWLSDLGHAPWEIMLRMGIDVTVMVVGGAIFALFWVKTAGLDSKDVARQIQRSGMQIPGYRRSEQVLVKYLDRYIPRITVIGGVFIGLLSVVANLFGVIGAVGGTGLLLAVSITYRLYEEVASQQIMEMYPFMRSFFGKE is encoded by the coding sequence ATGGGAGATCTGCTGGATAGATTTGAACCCATCCTTGCAGCGATGCCTGCAGTCAGGGGGCCGGAAGGGCACGTCCACTTCAAGAATAAACTCATGTGGACGCTTGCCATCCTGCTTCTCTACTTCTCATTGACCAACATCGATATCTTTGGACTCTCTCCGCAGTCACAGGATCTTTTCGGAATGTACCGTGCCCTGCTTGCCGGTGCGAGCGGTTCGCTCCTGCATCTCGGTATCGGGCCGATCGTCACCGCGTCGATCGTGCTGCAGCTGCTCAAGGGTGCCGGACTCCTGCAGATCGATACCAGCGAAGCACGCGGGCAGGTCATGTATATGGGCCTGCAGAAACTGCTCATCTTCGTGATGATCATCGTCGAAGCGTTCCCCATGGTCGCGAGCGGTATGATGCTGCCCGACCCGTCGGTGGCAACGCAATTCTTCGGCGGCAATATGCTCACGGTCTCGCTCCTGATCTTCCTCCAGGTCTGCCTCGGCGGGCTTCTGGTGGTGCTGATGGACGAGGTCGTCACGAAGTGGGGCGTCGGTTCGGGTGTGGGGCTCTTCATCGTTGCGGGGGTCTCGCAGGGTCTCGTGAACGGGTTCCTGAACTGGCAGACGGGCACCGATCCCTTCCCGATCGGGTTCTTCCCGCGGCTCTTCGCCATAGGGACCTCGGGAGCGAGTTTCCTCGAGTACTTCGGGACGGACCTGCTCGCCCTCGTCACGACGATCGCCATCTTCATGGTCATCGTCTACGTGGAGTCGACCCGTATCGAGATCCCGCTCGCGCATACCGCCGTCCGCGGCGCCCGTGCGCGGTTCCCGGTAAAGCTCATCTATGCGAGCGTTCTGCCGATGATTCTCGTCCGGGTGCTGCAGGCGAACATCCAGATGATCGGGATGTTCCTCTCGAACGCCGGGATAAACATCTTCGGCGAGTTCCAGGGACAAATGCCGACGAGCGGCCTGATGTGGTATATCGCGCCGATCAACGCCCCGCAGGACTGGATGTGGTGGCTCTCCGATCTCGGACACGCCCCCTGGGAGATCATGTTGCGGATGGGCATCGATGTCACCGTTATGGTGGTCGGGGGCGCAATCTTCGCGCTCTTCTGGGTCAAGACCGCCGGCCTCGACTCGAAGGACGTGGCCCGGCAGATCCAGAGAAGCGGGATGCAGATCCCCGGCTACCGGCGGAGTGAGCAGGTGCTTGTGAAGTACCTCGACCGCTACATCCCGCGGATCACCGTCATCGGCGGTGTGTTCATCGGCCTTCTCTCGGTCGTCGCGAACCTCTTCGGTGTGATCGGTGCGGTCGGGGGAACGGGTCTGCTGCTTGCGGTGAGTATCACCTACCGCCTCTACGAGGAGGTCGCAAGCCAGCAGATCATGGAGATGTACCCGTTCATGCGGTCGTTCTTTGGAAAGGAGTAA
- a CDS encoding uL15m family ribosomal protein, which yields MPVNKRSKYRGSRTCGGGTHKNRRGAGNRGGRGRAGQRDHRFSHFYLKGEIANGKHGFVSKTSEPVSALDVGEIDQMAEALLREGLATQEGDLIALDAAELGIDKVLGGGRVTHKMSISAREFSERARMKIEEMGGQATTV from the coding sequence ATGCCCGTAAACAAGAGATCCAAATACAGGGGTTCACGGACCTGCGGCGGCGGTACGCACAAGAACCGGCGTGGCGCCGGCAACAGGGGTGGACGGGGTAGAGCCGGGCAGCGCGATCACCGCTTCTCTCACTTCTACCTGAAGGGCGAGATAGCCAACGGCAAGCACGGTTTTGTCAGCAAGACCTCCGAGCCGGTATCTGCTCTCGATGTCGGTGAGATCGATCAGATGGCTGAAGCGCTGCTTCGTGAAGGGCTTGCCACCCAGGAGGGCGATCTCATCGCCCTCGACGCCGCCGAACTCGGCATCGACAAGGTGCTCGGCGGTGGAAGAGTCACCCACAAAATGAGTATCTCTGCCCGGGAGTTCTCGGAACGTGCCCGGATGAAAATCGAGGAGATGGGCGGTCAGGCAACGACCGTCTGA
- a CDS encoding 50S ribosomal protein L5, translating to MTAMKDIYIDKVVVHMGVGESGERLVKAEDLVKQITGQKPVRTIAKRTQPAFGIRKGAPIGCKVTLRRENAEKFITTALDIIERRLAPSQFDRTGNVSFGIEEHTDFPGMSYDPTIGIYGMDVNVVLEYKGARIARRSVERRKLPADQKVNKEEAIAFMCENYRVEV from the coding sequence ATGACCGCGATGAAGGATATCTACATCGACAAGGTCGTCGTGCACATGGGTGTCGGAGAGAGCGGCGAGCGGCTGGTCAAGGCGGAGGATCTCGTAAAACAGATCACCGGCCAGAAGCCCGTCCGCACGATCGCGAAGCGGACCCAGCCGGCGTTCGGTATCCGGAAGGGCGCACCCATCGGGTGCAAGGTCACCCTGCGCCGGGAGAACGCCGAGAAGTTCATCACGACCGCCCTCGACATCATCGAGCGGCGGCTCGCACCCTCGCAGTTCGACCGGACCGGGAACGTCTCCTTCGGTATCGAAGAGCACACCGACTTTCCGGGCATGTCGTATGATCCGACAATCGGGATCTACGGCATGGACGTCAACGTGGTGCTCGAGTACAAGGGCGCCCGGATCGCACGGAGAAGCGTCGAGCGCAGGAAACTACCGGCCGACCAGAAAGTGAATAAAGAGGAAGCCATCGCGTTCATGTGCGAGAACTACCGGGTGGAGGTGTAA
- the rnp1 gene encoding ribonuclease P protein component 1: MISPQNVLRHELIGLDVLVVRASNPGHAGVSGRVTDETRNTLVILTGRGEKQIPKRFSVFRFRLPDGTTVDVDGSSLETQPERRIGMRIR, from the coding sequence ATGATCTCTCCCCAGAACGTCCTTCGGCACGAGTTGATCGGGCTGGACGTTCTGGTAGTTCGTGCGAGCAACCCGGGTCATGCCGGGGTATCCGGTCGCGTCACTGATGAGACCCGAAATACCCTGGTTATCCTGACCGGGCGGGGAGAAAAGCAGATACCGAAACGGTTCAGCGTGTTCCGCTTCCGGCTTCCCGACGGCACGACCGTCGACGTCGACGGGTCGAGCCTGGAGACTCAGCCGGAACGGCGGATCGGCATGCGCATCAGATAA
- a CDS encoding 30S ribosomal protein S8 has translation MARLNPIADAMSTIKNAGDAGKGEVIVEPASKLLGAMLRVMQENGFISGFEFIDDGRGGQFRVQLSGTINKCGAISPRFPVAMADMEYWESQYLPAKNFGILIVSTSKGVISHAEARNEGIGGQLLGYVY, from the coding sequence ATGGCACGACTGAATCCAATCGCTGACGCGATGAGCACGATCAAGAATGCCGGAGATGCTGGAAAGGGCGAGGTTATTGTAGAACCCGCCAGCAAGCTTCTCGGCGCAATGCTCCGCGTCATGCAGGAAAACGGCTTTATCAGCGGCTTCGAGTTCATCGACGACGGCCGCGGCGGCCAGTTCCGGGTCCAACTATCCGGAACGATCAATAAGTGTGGCGCCATCAGCCCCCGGTTCCCGGTGGCGATGGCTGATATGGAATACTGGGAGTCGCAGTATCTTCCCGCGAAGAACTTCGGCATCCTGATCGTCTCCACCTCGAAGGGAGTCATCTCCCATGCAGAGGCACGGAACGAGGGGATCGGCGGGCAGCTGCTGGGATATGTCTACTAA
- a CDS encoding 30S ribosomal protein S4e, with product MSKYLKRLVAPGSWHIPKKVQKFVMKTAPGPHNAGALPVGVWLREHIGLAQNASEVKKILHQRDVLVNGRACKDSRMGLGVFDIVSIPKLGKHYRIQLDVKGNLVAIEIPAESAKTRLCKIRNKTTVKGGKVQLNFAFGANVLADNTYKAKDSVVVTLGTDGEDRFRIVDHFPYAEGNVAMIVGGKHSGKVGRIVEIIRTASSVPNHVILTDDSAGERFETIEEYVFMVGRSAIAPELEASA from the coding sequence ATGTCAAAGTATCTCAAGCGGCTGGTAGCCCCGGGCTCCTGGCACATCCCGAAGAAAGTACAGAAATTCGTCATGAAGACCGCCCCCGGCCCCCACAACGCCGGCGCTCTGCCGGTCGGGGTCTGGCTCCGCGAGCACATCGGTCTTGCACAGAACGCGAGCGAGGTCAAAAAGATCCTGCACCAGCGGGACGTGCTCGTCAACGGACGGGCCTGCAAGGACTCGCGGATGGGCCTCGGTGTCTTTGATATCGTCTCGATCCCGAAACTCGGGAAGCACTACCGGATCCAGCTCGATGTGAAGGGCAACCTGGTCGCAATCGAGATCCCGGCGGAGTCCGCAAAGACCCGGCTCTGCAAGATCCGGAACAAGACCACGGTCAAGGGCGGCAAGGTGCAGCTGAACTTCGCGTTCGGTGCAAACGTCCTCGCCGACAACACCTACAAGGCAAAGGACTCCGTCGTCGTGACCCTCGGGACGGACGGCGAAGACCGGTTCAGGATCGTCGACCACTTCCCCTACGCGGAAGGCAACGTGGCCATGATCGTCGGCGGAAAGCACTCCGGCAAGGTCGGCAGGATCGTCGAGATCATCAGGACGGCAAGTTCCGTCCCGAACCATGTCATCCTCACGGACGATTCGGCCGGCGAGCGGTTCGAGACCATCGAGGAGTACGTCTTCATGGTCGGCCGCTCCGCGATAGCACCCGAACTGGAGGCCTCGGCATGA
- a CDS encoding adenylate kinase — protein sequence MLGKKVVVTGVPGVGKTTVINGAMERLATEGVAYKAVNFGTFMFEVAKKENLASDRDEMRKLEKDVQKRLQQAAATGIAAMSGEANIIIDTHSTVKTPTGFLAGLPEWVLRELMPDIVVLVETDPDQILMRRLGDASRARDMEGYRAIAEHQEFNRAVSAAYAMYTGCTIKIVRNENFLLEQGIDDLVSVLR from the coding sequence ATGTTGGGAAAGAAAGTTGTCGTGACGGGGGTTCCCGGTGTCGGAAAGACCACCGTCATTAATGGTGCGATGGAGAGGCTGGCGACCGAAGGCGTCGCGTATAAGGCCGTCAACTTCGGCACGTTCATGTTTGAGGTGGCCAAAAAGGAGAATCTGGCCTCGGATCGCGATGAGATGCGCAAGCTCGAGAAAGATGTCCAGAAACGTCTTCAGCAGGCGGCTGCCACGGGAATCGCCGCCATGAGCGGGGAGGCAAACATCATCATCGACACCCACAGCACTGTCAAGACCCCGACGGGGTTCCTTGCGGGGCTGCCCGAATGGGTGCTCCGCGAGTTGATGCCCGATATCGTCGTGCTGGTGGAGACCGACCCCGACCAGATCCTGATGCGCCGGCTCGGCGACGCGTCAAGGGCCCGCGACATGGAAGGATACCGTGCGATCGCCGAACACCAGGAGTTCAACCGCGCAGTCAGCGCGGCATATGCGATGTATACCGGCTGCACCATCAAGATCGTCCGGAACGAGAACTTCCTGCTCGAACAGGGCATCGACGACCTGGTGAGTGTGCTGAGGTAA
- a CDS encoding DUF106 domain-containing protein, translated as MVDLKKHGPTIALLFTMLVMLSYSVEWIRVTVGSAMDVVLGPFIDTLGVPFFVMILILSSITGLYSSLVQKYTIDYEKMQETQAKMKVFQKEFREAQLSGDEKRIKKLQGRQERMMQDQLDISRQQFTPMAIILVLSVPIFFWLLLRLPEIGASPAIETGIVLPFLGAVSLSGFAFWIVPAWILWYMICSLTISQVIRKALNIGGL; from the coding sequence ATGGTCGACCTGAAGAAGCACGGCCCGACGATCGCCCTCCTCTTTACCATGCTCGTGATGCTCTCGTACAGCGTCGAGTGGATACGGGTGACGGTCGGTTCGGCGATGGATGTAGTGCTGGGCCCGTTCATCGATACTCTCGGCGTGCCGTTCTTCGTCATGATCCTGATCCTCTCGAGCATCACGGGCCTCTACTCCTCGCTCGTCCAGAAGTACACCATCGACTACGAGAAGATGCAGGAGACGCAGGCGAAGATGAAGGTCTTCCAGAAGGAGTTCAGGGAGGCTCAGCTCTCCGGGGACGAAAAGAGGATCAAGAAACTCCAGGGAAGACAGGAGCGGATGATGCAGGACCAGCTCGACATCTCCCGGCAGCAGTTTACGCCGATGGCGATCATCCTCGTGCTCTCCGTGCCGATCTTCTTCTGGCTTCTCCTGCGGCTTCCCGAGATCGGTGCATCGCCCGCCATTGAGACCGGCATCGTGCTGCCGTTCCTCGGTGCGGTCAGCCTCTCGGGCTTTGCGTTCTGGATCGTCCCCGCGTGGATTCTCTGGTACATGATCTGCTCGCTGACGATCAGCCAGGTGATCAGAAAGGCCCTCAACATCGGAGGGCTCTGA
- a CDS encoding 30S ribosomal protein S3, with translation MAIEKKFITDGVRNVRVEKFLTKELKRAGYGGMDIARTPLGTQVTIFAEKPGIVIGKGGKQVRQLTQDLATDYDIESPQVEVQQVQNPNFNAQIMAERLANALERGWYFRKAGSSTIRRIMESGALGCEVIVAGKLTGSRSRTQKFTEGYIKHCGEPSETIVEKGYALAIKKLGTIGVQVKIVPPDARLPDAFDVLEPEPKKAPAEPIEPEEVGDDVFEEEFEETSEEEYVEEV, from the coding sequence ATGGCAATCGAGAAGAAATTTATCACTGATGGCGTGCGCAACGTCCGCGTCGAGAAGTTCCTCACGAAGGAACTCAAGCGCGCAGGATACGGCGGCATGGATATCGCCAGGACGCCGCTCGGCACCCAGGTGACGATCTTTGCGGAGAAGCCGGGTATCGTGATCGGGAAAGGCGGCAAGCAGGTTCGCCAGCTTACTCAGGACCTTGCCACCGACTACGATATCGAGTCCCCGCAGGTGGAAGTCCAGCAGGTCCAGAACCCCAACTTCAACGCCCAGATCATGGCGGAGAGGCTGGCAAACGCTCTTGAGCGTGGCTGGTACTTCCGGAAGGCCGGATCGAGCACGATCCGCCGGATCATGGAGTCCGGTGCGCTCGGCTGCGAGGTCATTGTCGCCGGGAAACTGACCGGCTCGCGGTCGCGGACCCAGAAGTTCACCGAGGGTTACATCAAGCACTGCGGTGAGCCCAGCGAGACTATCGTCGAGAAGGGTTACGCGCTTGCGATCAAGAAACTCGGAACGATCGGGGTTCAGGTCAAGATCGTCCCGCCGGATGCACGGCTGCCCGATGCTTTCGACGTCCTTGAACCCGAGCCGAAGAAGGCTCCGGCGGAACCCATCGAGCCCGAAGAGGTCGGTGACGACGTGTTCGAGGAAGAGTTTGAAGAGACCTCCGAAGAGGAGTACGTGGAGGAGGTATAG
- a CDS encoding 50S ribosomal protein L18 produces MATGPRYFVPFRRRHEGKTDYYKRMSLLSSGTPRMVVRKTNRQIIVQLVVPEVEGDSTLVAAYSAELAGYGYEGSTASTPAAYLTGMLFAVKALNAGYGEAILDIGLARAKPGARVFAALKGAVDAGLDVPYGESILPDEERLKGAHIAEYAPERAGDLVTNVEAVALAIKKELV; encoded by the coding sequence ATGGCAACCGGCCCAAGATACTTCGTGCCCTTCCGGAGAAGGCACGAGGGCAAGACCGACTACTACAAGCGGATGTCGCTCCTGTCGTCGGGAACACCGAGAATGGTCGTCCGGAAGACGAACCGGCAGATCATCGTACAGCTGGTCGTTCCCGAGGTCGAAGGAGATAGCACCCTGGTGGCCGCATACTCGGCGGAACTCGCCGGCTACGGCTACGAGGGATCGACTGCGAGCACCCCGGCCGCCTACCTGACCGGAATGCTCTTCGCGGTAAAGGCGCTGAACGCGGGGTATGGCGAGGCAATCCTCGACATCGGGCTCGCCCGGGCAAAACCCGGAGCGCGTGTCTTTGCCGCTCTCAAAGGAGCGGTGGATGCGGGTCTCGACGTCCCCTACGGCGAATCGATCCTCCCCGATGAAGAGCGGCTCAAAGGTGCCCACATCGCGGAGTATGCTCCCGAGCGGGCGGGCGACCTGGTAACGAATGTAGAGGCTGTGGCTCTGGCCATCAAGAAGGAGCTGGTGTGA
- a CDS encoding 30S ribosomal protein S5 yields MAYVQEEWIPLTGLGRMVAAGEITSIDEVLASGRPIKEPQIVDLLLPDLEDEVLDINMVQRMTDSGRRVKFRTVVVVGNRNGYVGFGQGKDVQVGNAIQKAIVNAKLNLIKVSRGCGSWECGCETAHSIPIEVTGKAGSVKVTLKPAPQGIGLVTGDIPKKVLMLAGIKDVWAFNRGQTRTTINYAKATFEALKQTNMVRIGGTE; encoded by the coding sequence ATGGCATACGTACAGGAAGAATGGATTCCGCTCACCGGTCTCGGGCGCATGGTCGCCGCAGGCGAGATCACCAGTATCGATGAGGTGCTCGCGAGCGGCAGGCCGATCAAGGAGCCCCAGATCGTCGATCTCCTCCTGCCAGACCTGGAGGACGAGGTGCTGGACATCAACATGGTCCAGCGGATGACGGACTCGGGTCGCCGTGTGAAGTTCCGCACCGTCGTGGTGGTCGGCAACAGGAACGGCTACGTCGGGTTCGGCCAGGGGAAGGACGTCCAGGTCGGCAACGCGATCCAGAAGGCAATCGTAAACGCAAAACTGAATCTGATCAAGGTCTCCCGCGGCTGCGGCAGCTGGGAGTGCGGTTGCGAGACCGCTCACTCGATCCCGATCGAAGTGACCGGCAAGGCAGGGAGCGTCAAGGTGACGTTGAAGCCCGCCCCGCAGGGTATCGGTCTCGTGACCGGGGATATCCCGAAGAAGGTTCTGATGCTTGCAGGCATCAAGGACGTCTGGGCGTTCAACCGGGGACAGACCCGGACGACCATCAACTATGCAAAGGCGACGTTTGAGGCGCTGAAGCAGACGAACATGGTTCGGATCGGAGGGACGGAGTGA
- a CDS encoding 50S ribosomal protein L30 — protein sequence MYAVVQVRGVVKTNHEIKDTLKMLRLHHVNHCVLVPDTPAYLGMIRKVKDFVAYGEVDKDTLATLLRTRGRLTGDEKLTDEYVRAHTPYADIDEFAAALCDGEMSFRDLVEIKPVLRLHPPRKGYKTIKRTFQQGGALGYYGPQINDLLYKMR from the coding sequence ATGTACGCGGTAGTACAGGTGCGTGGTGTGGTCAAGACCAACCACGAGATCAAGGACACCTTGAAGATGCTCCGCCTGCACCACGTGAACCACTGCGTTCTGGTGCCCGACACGCCGGCGTATCTCGGCATGATTCGCAAGGTGAAGGACTTCGTGGCGTACGGGGAGGTTGACAAGGATACCCTGGCCACCCTCCTGCGCACCCGGGGCAGACTGACCGGGGACGAGAAGCTGACCGATGAATACGTCCGCGCGCATACCCCGTATGCCGACATCGACGAGTTCGCGGCAGCGCTCTGCGACGGCGAGATGAGTTTCCGTGATCTGGTGGAGATCAAACCGGTGCTGAGACTGCACCCACCTCGAAAGGGCTATAAAACCATCAAGCGAACCTTTCAGCAGGGTGGAGCTCTCGGCTACTATGGTCCCCAGATCAACGATCTCCTCTACAAGATGAGGTGA
- the rplX gene encoding 50S ribosomal protein L24: MVRIVSKQPRKQRKARYNAPNHTRGRFLSAALSPELRGKYNSRRTRVVKGDTVKVLRGDFAGDEGVVDAVDMKACRLVVHGVMVTKADGTEVPRPVDPSNVQITKLNLKDKLREERLGGGA, from the coding sequence ATGGTACGCATAGTTAGCAAACAGCCGAGAAAACAGCGCAAGGCGCGTTACAACGCACCGAACCACACCCGGGGCCGGTTCCTCTCCGCAGCGCTCTCCCCCGAACTCCGTGGGAAGTACAACTCCCGGAGAACCCGTGTGGTCAAGGGCGACACCGTGAAAGTGCTCCGTGGAGACTTTGCCGGCGACGAAGGCGTCGTCGATGCGGTGGACATGAAGGCGTGCCGGCTGGTCGTGCACGGCGTGATGGTGACGAAGGCGGACGGAACCGAGGTTCCCCGGCCGGTCGATCCCTCGAACGTGCAGATCACGAAGCTCAACCTGAAAGATAAACTACGTGAGGAAAGGCTCGGAGGCGGAGCATAA
- a CDS encoding 30S ribosomal protein S14 — protein sequence MAEESGAPATGANVRKFGRGANECRICGRKQGLVRKYGIYFCRQCFREWASKMGFKKMN from the coding sequence ATGGCAGAAGAGTCAGGAGCGCCTGCAACGGGTGCGAACGTACGGAAGTTCGGCCGCGGCGCGAACGAGTGCCGCATCTGCGGCCGGAAGCAGGGTCTTGTACGGAAGTACGGCATCTACTTCTGCCGCCAGTGCTTCCGCGAGTGGGCGAGCAAGATGGGCTTCAAGAAGATGAACTAG
- the rpl14p gene encoding 50S ribosomal protein L14, translated as MKAMQAKIPRALATGSRMVCSDNTGARLVEVVSVDRYHGVRRRQPCLGLGDVATVSVKKGTPDMRRKLEKAVVIRQKKEIRRPNGIRLSFEDNAMVLINERGEPKGTEIKGAVPREIAERFPKIASMATTIV; from the coding sequence ATGAAGGCGATGCAGGCAAAGATTCCGCGCGCCCTCGCCACCGGCTCCAGGATGGTCTGCTCCGACAACACCGGCGCACGGCTTGTGGAGGTCGTCTCGGTCGACCGTTACCACGGTGTCCGGCGGCGGCAGCCCTGCCTGGGCCTCGGCGACGTCGCGACCGTGAGCGTCAAGAAGGGCACCCCCGACATGCGGCGGAAACTCGAGAAGGCAGTGGTCATCCGGCAGAAGAAGGAGATCCGCCGCCCGAACGGCATCCGTCTCTCGTTCGAGGACAATGCCATGGTGCTCATCAACGAGCGCGGCGAGCCGAAGGGAACCGAGATCAAGGGGGCTGTCCCCCGCGAGATCGCGGAGCGTTTCCCGAAGATCGCCTCCATGGCGACGACAATCGTGTAA
- a CDS encoding 30S ribosomal protein S17 produces the protein MARNIGLDVPIPETECEDVNCPFHGTLPVRGQVITGKVVSDRMNGTVVVEREFLHYVKKYKRYEKRRSRYHAHSTPCINAGVGDVVRIAECRPLSKTTNFVVVEVMTE, from the coding sequence ATGGCACGAAACATTGGGTTGGACGTTCCCATTCCGGAAACGGAATGTGAGGACGTAAATTGTCCGTTTCATGGCACTTTGCCGGTACGCGGCCAGGTGATTACCGGCAAAGTCGTGAGCGACCGTATGAACGGTACCGTCGTGGTGGAGCGTGAGTTCCTCCACTACGTCAAGAAATACAAGCGGTACGAGAAACGCAGATCCCGGTACCATGCCCACAGCACGCCCTGCATCAACGCCGGCGTGGGCGACGTGGTCCGGATCGCGGAGTGTCGTCCGCTTTCAAAGACAACGAACTTCGTTGTGGTCGAGGTGATGACGGAATGA
- the rpmC gene encoding 50S ribosomal protein L29: protein MAIFRAREVKQLSDTELLEQEQKLSLELIQERGKVSAGGATENPGRIREVRRTIARIRTEQNARRSA from the coding sequence ATGGCAATCTTTCGGGCGCGTGAAGTGAAACAGCTCTCCGACACCGAACTCCTCGAGCAGGAGCAGAAACTCTCCCTCGAACTGATCCAGGAGCGCGGCAAGGTCAGCGCCGGCGGTGCCACCGAGAACCCCGGGAGGATCCGCGAGGTCAGAAGGACGATTGCGCGCATCCGCACCGAGCAGAACGCACGGAGGAGCGCATGA
- a CDS encoding 50S ribosomal protein L6: protein MAITRQVEIPPGVDVTLDGGVLTVSGPKGTLVRDMRFPQIDLMVEGGEVVVSTASEKKRILAMTGTLEAHAKNMIRGVADGYEYRMKVVYSHFPIQLKQQGNRLEITNFLGEKQPRIAKIIEGVTVKIGNDEVTITGIDKEKVGNTAANIEHATRITKRDPRVFQDGIYITERV from the coding sequence ATGGCAATAACACGACAGGTCGAGATCCCTCCCGGCGTTGACGTCACGCTCGACGGCGGCGTGCTCACGGTCTCCGGACCGAAGGGCACGCTGGTCCGCGACATGCGCTTCCCGCAGATCGACCTCATGGTCGAAGGCGGCGAAGTCGTCGTCTCCACGGCATCCGAAAAGAAGCGGATCCTTGCCATGACCGGCACGCTCGAGGCCCATGCGAAGAACATGATCCGGGGTGTCGCCGACGGCTACGAGTACCGGATGAAGGTGGTCTACAGCCACTTCCCGATCCAGCTCAAGCAGCAGGGCAACCGCCTTGAGATCACCAACTTCCTCGGCGAGAAACAGCCCCGGATCGCAAAGATCATCGAGGGCGTCACCGTCAAGATCGGAAACGATGAGGTGACTATCACCGGTATCGACAAGGAGAAGGTTGGCAACACGGCCGCAAACATCGAGCACGCGACCAGGATCACGAAGCGCGATCCCCGGGTGTTCCAGGACGGCATCTACATCACCGAGAGGGTGTGA
- a CDS encoding 50S ribosomal protein L19e, with translation MSDLASQKRIAAAILKCGVNRVWFDPERQADIEGAISRNDLRELIGEGAISAHPVKGNSRGRARIRMAKRSYGHRKGPGRRKGAAGARGSSKRSWIRKIRAQRRTLREMREEGTIERSLYRLMYRRASGGQFRSVAHLEAQIEITAGRMK, from the coding sequence ATGAGTGATCTCGCCAGCCAGAAGCGAATAGCGGCCGCCATTCTCAAGTGCGGGGTCAACCGTGTCTGGTTCGATCCCGAGCGTCAGGCCGATATCGAGGGAGCGATCTCGAGAAACGACCTGCGCGAACTTATCGGGGAAGGCGCGATCAGCGCGCACCCCGTGAAGGGAAACAGCCGCGGCCGAGCCCGCATCCGGATGGCAAAGCGTTCCTACGGCCACCGGAAAGGTCCGGGGCGGAGGAAGGGTGCTGCCGGAGCACGCGGTTCCAGCAAACGGTCATGGATCAGGAAGATCCGTGCACAGCGCCGCACTCTGCGCGAGATGCGCGAAGAAGGTACAATCGAGAGGAGTCTCTACCGCCTGATGTATCGGCGGGCTTCCGGAGGTCAGTTCCGGAGCGTGGCGCACCTTGAGGCTCAGATTGAGATAACGGCAGGGAGGATGAAATAA
- a CDS encoding 50S ribosomal protein L32e → MDETRRLIRVRTRHNKPAFKRRGLHRKAKLADVWRRPRGLHNKQRRQFSAKGALPRPGYGSPAAVRGMHPSGYAEVRVFTPADLVELNPETQAVRIAGSVGNRKRGAIQERALELGLKVLNAKDLTPVAEAPAATEEEEVNEDE, encoded by the coding sequence ATGGATGAAACAAGAAGACTGATCCGCGTCCGCACCCGGCACAACAAGCCTGCCTTCAAGAGGCGGGGCCTTCACCGCAAAGCGAAACTGGCAGATGTCTGGCGGCGTCCGCGCGGTCTGCACAACAAGCAGAGGCGGCAGTTCAGTGCGAAGGGTGCCCTCCCCCGGCCGGGATACGGAAGCCCTGCCGCAGTTCGCGGCATGCACCCGAGCGGCTATGCGGAGGTCCGGGTCTTTACACCGGCGGATCTCGTGGAGCTGAACCCGGAGACCCAGGCCGTCCGGATCGCCGGTTCCGTAGGCAACAGGAAGCGTGGAGCGATTCAGGAACGGGCTCTGGAACTCGGGCTCAAAGTCCTGAACGCAAAAGACCTCACTCCCGTGGCTGAGGCACCTGCCGCAACCGAAGAAGAAGAGGTGAACGAGGATGAGTGA